The proteins below are encoded in one region of Coffea arabica cultivar ET-39 chromosome 4c, Coffea Arabica ET-39 HiFi, whole genome shotgun sequence:
- the LOC113692230 gene encoding putative B3 domain-containing protein Os03g0621600 yields MKQNSKVLYSDESPMFFKVYTDQLCSSQLEGWQNFVEDNSLENDDFLTFSYGGCSRFYVEIFGKHGCIKEGAFTIWNDAMHRNESTLEQLHGKLNNTTQPMGRSLRSRTRGSCSEIGLAGKVQDNMRHRSGPFRVQLTKTYTNRYVKFPRDFGNVKKHWKNGKGALLRVQAREWKVSIAKSGRYFHLCTGWSSFVKENSLKIGDECNFEVIDNNDDGIVLEVTMSRCPDKIE; encoded by the exons ATGAAGCAAAATAGCAAAGTTCTTTACTCTGATGAGTCCCCTATGTTCTTCAAAGTGTATACGGACCAACTATGCTCTTCACAATTG GAAGGTTGGCAAAATTTTGTGGAAGATAACTCCTTGGAGAATGACGATTTTCTCACTTTCAGCTATGGTGGTTGCTCAAGATTTTACGTTGAAATATTTGGCAAACACGGGTGTATAAAAGAAGGTGCTTTCACTATTTGGAATGATGCAATGCATAGGAATGAAAGCACATTGGAACAGCTCCATG GCAAGTTGAACAATACTACTCAGCCAATGGGAAGATCGTTACGTTCCCGGACAAGGGGTTCATGTTCAGAGATTGGTCTAGCTGGTAAAGTGCAGGACAACATGAGACACCGTTCTGGTCCATTTAGAGTTCAACTGACAAAAACTTATACTAACAGATATGTG AAGTTTCCTCGAGATTTTGGAAATGTTAAAAAGCATTGGAAGAATGGAAAAGGTGCCCTTTTGCGGGTTCAGGCAAGAGAATGGAAGGTGAGCATAGCGAAAAGCGGGAGATATTTTCATCTTTGTACAGGCTGGTCCTCTTTTGTGAAAGAGAATTCTCTGAAAATAGGAGATGAGTGCAATTTTGAGGTGATAGACAACAACGATGACGGCATTGTGCTCGAAGTTACTATGTCGAGATGCCCAGATAAGATAGAATGA